One part of the Lapillicoccus jejuensis genome encodes these proteins:
- a CDS encoding enoyl-CoA hydratase, with protein sequence MTRDNDARPGWGEPRAEAGGELLVREAPGLVEVAFHRPEKLNAFTDAMYDGLLELCARVAVDPAVRAVVVRGSGGRAFAAGNDIASFRGFTTGADGVAYEARIRRVLDALADLPQLTVAAVDGVCVGGGLAVATSCDLRVATPASRFGYPIARTLGNALSAPIVLRCAEVFGDPVTREMLLASRLVDAPRALAVGALVSVVEPQHLDAEVWSLVEGVRRAAPRTLAVTKEQLRAGRSGYDVVVDDERLAGAYGSADFREGVRAFLAKERPSFTGQ encoded by the coding sequence ATGACCCGCGACAACGACGCCCGCCCCGGCTGGGGCGAGCCCCGGGCCGAGGCGGGGGGCGAGCTGCTCGTGCGCGAGGCCCCGGGGCTGGTCGAGGTGGCGTTCCACCGCCCGGAGAAGCTCAACGCGTTCACCGACGCGATGTACGACGGCCTGCTCGAGCTCTGCGCGCGGGTCGCGGTCGACCCCGCCGTGCGGGCCGTCGTGGTACGCGGCTCCGGGGGGCGGGCCTTCGCCGCCGGCAACGACATCGCCTCCTTCCGCGGCTTCACGACGGGGGCCGACGGGGTGGCGTACGAGGCCCGGATCCGCCGGGTCCTCGACGCGCTCGCCGACCTCCCGCAGCTGACCGTCGCCGCGGTCGACGGGGTGTGCGTGGGCGGGGGGCTCGCCGTCGCGACGAGCTGCGACCTGCGCGTCGCGACCCCGGCGTCGCGCTTCGGCTACCCCATCGCCCGGACGCTCGGCAACGCGCTGTCGGCGCCCATCGTGCTGCGCTGCGCCGAGGTGTTCGGCGACCCGGTAACCCGCGAGATGCTCCTCGCGTCGCGGCTCGTCGACGCGCCGCGGGCGCTCGCGGTCGGTGCCCTCGTCTCGGTCGTGGAGCCGCAGCACCTCGACGCGGAGGTGTGGTCGCTGGTCGAGGGCGTTCGGCGCGCGGCCCCCCGCACGCTGGCCGTCACCAAGGAGCAGCTGCGCGCCGGGCGGAGCGGGTACGACGTCGTCGTCGACGACGAGCGGCTCGCCGGCGCCTACGGCAGCGCCGACTTCCGTGAGGGGGTGCGGGCGTTCCTGGCCAAGGAGCGTCCGTCGTTCACGGGGCAGTAG
- a CDS encoding (2Fe-2S)-binding protein: protein MPTLRVNGVASSVPVPTSMPLLWALRDALGLTGTKYGCGVEACGACTVLLDGEPERSCSVQVHDAVGKAVTTIEGLSPDGSHPVQQAWVAGQVPQCGYCQSGMILAAVALLRRTPQPTDAQIDAAMRNICVCGTYQRIRAAIHQVAAATAATAAAGSAGSAGTAGARS, encoded by the coding sequence ATGCCCACCCTGCGTGTCAACGGGGTCGCGTCGAGCGTCCCCGTCCCCACCTCCATGCCCCTGCTCTGGGCCCTGCGCGACGCGCTGGGCCTGACGGGCACCAAGTACGGCTGCGGCGTCGAGGCCTGCGGTGCGTGCACCGTCCTGCTCGACGGCGAGCCGGAGCGCTCGTGCAGCGTCCAGGTCCACGACGCCGTCGGCAAGGCCGTGACGACCATCGAGGGGCTCTCCCCCGACGGCAGCCACCCGGTCCAGCAGGCCTGGGTCGCCGGCCAGGTCCCCCAGTGCGGCTACTGCCAGTCCGGCATGATCCTTGCGGCCGTCGCGCTGCTGCGGCGCACCCCGCAGCCGACCGACGCCCAGATCGACGCCGCGATGCGCAACATCTGCGTCTGCGGCACCTACCAGCGCATCCGAGCCGCGATCCACCAGGTCGCCGCCGCCACCGCTGCCACCGCCGCGGCCGGCTCGGCCGGCTCGGCCGGCACGGCCGGAGCGCGCTCGTGA